One Fusobacterium simiae DNA window includes the following coding sequences:
- a CDS encoding SatD family protein produces MKNYSALMIDLKNSRSYAIQERNDIQNSIIENIKILNKIFKNSIEKEVEFSAGDEIQGLFISPQSAYLYYRIFSMLIFPIEIHCGIGLGTWDIKIDNASSTVQDGTVYHNARKAIDEAKKSLEYSVLFYSKTKYDMIVNSLINSNNLLSGKQSKYQNNLMLLTEILYPISNGNIIVYKDLKELLKFLQFEKKLDFTSNINYTPTSTQLEKENFYITEGKKRGLSTQISKLLGVSRQSVEKAVKTGNIYELRNLTIAILKAMDSIEGEKL; encoded by the coding sequence TTGAAAAATTATTCTGCATTGATGATAGATTTAAAAAATTCTCGTTCTTATGCTATTCAAGAGAGAAATGATATTCAAAATTCTATAATAGAAAATATTAAAATTCTAAATAAAATCTTTAAAAATTCTATTGAAAAAGAAGTAGAATTCAGTGCTGGTGACGAAATACAAGGACTATTTATTTCCCCACAATCTGCATATCTATATTATAGAATTTTTTCTATGCTTATTTTTCCTATTGAAATACATTGTGGAATAGGCTTAGGAACTTGGGATATAAAAATTGATAATGCAAGTAGCACTGTCCAAGATGGTACTGTATATCATAATGCTAGAAAAGCCATTGATGAGGCAAAAAAATCTTTGGAATATTCTGTTCTTTTTTATTCCAAAACTAAATATGATATGATTGTCAATTCTTTAATCAATAGTAATAATTTACTATCTGGTAAGCAAAGTAAATATCAAAATAATCTAATGCTTCTAACAGAAATTCTTTATCCAATAAGTAATGGAAATATTATTGTTTATAAAGATTTAAAAGAACTTTTAAAATTTTTACAATTTGAAAAGAAATTAGATTTTACATCAAATATTAATTATACTCCAACTTCAACTCAATTAGAGAAAGAAAATTTTTATATAACAGAGGGTAAAAAAAGAGGATTATCAACTCAAATTTCAAAATTATTAGGAGTTAGTAGACAAAGTGTTGAAAAGGCTGTAAAGACTGGAAATATTTATGAATTAAGAAATTTAACAATAGCTATTTTAAAAGCTATGGATAGCATAGAAGGAGAAAAATTATGA
- a CDS encoding toxin-antitoxin system YwqK family antitoxin: protein MQKKNILILFIIFITLNFTIFSKNIRVISAENIEVKSGYYYVIGEKEPFSGTIEFSDENGNIMKGNFVNGIVEGVAKTYSPDGKLLSETPYKNGKQNGVHKRYFPNGNVELEKNYKDGKEEGRRISYYENGKIKMIGNWENGIPVGKAKFYDVDGNEIAETSYENGEIQVFEK, encoded by the coding sequence ATGCAAAAGAAAAATATTTTAATACTTTTTATAATTTTTATTACTCTAAATTTTACTATCTTTTCTAAAAATATTAGAGTTATAAGTGCTGAAAATATTGAAGTTAAAAGTGGCTATTATTATGTAATTGGAGAGAAAGAACCTTTTAGTGGTACCATTGAGTTTTCAGATGAAAATGGAAACATTATGAAAGGTAATTTTGTAAATGGAATTGTTGAAGGAGTAGCAAAAACATATTCTCCTGATGGAAAACTTCTTTCAGAAACACCTTATAAAAACGGTAAACAAAATGGAGTACATAAAAGATATTTTCCAAATGGAAATGTGGAATTGGAAAAGAACTATAAAGATGGTAAAGAAGAAGGAAGAAGAATATCATATTATGAAAATGGAAAAATTAAAATGATAGGAAATTGGGAAAATGGAATTCCTGTTGGAAAAGCAAAATTTTATGATGTAGATGGAAATGAGATTGCTGAAACAAGCTATGAGAATGGAGAGATACAAGTATTTGAAAAATAG
- a CDS encoding CvfB family protein, which translates to MIKVGKRQKLVINNFSSVGAYLFAGTDDDKDNILLPNNEIEGKDLKEGDEVEVLIYRDSEDRLIATFRKTEALVGTLAKLEVVDDNERLGAFLDWGLNKDLMLPNSQKETKVEIGKKYLVGLYEDSKGRVSATMKIYKFLMPSNDIKKGDTVNATVYRINDEIGTFVAVEDRYFGLIPKSECFEKYSVGDELTLRVTRVREDGKLDLSPRKLLSEQMESDAELVLGKMKLLKEHFRFNDESSSEDIKDYFGISKKAFKRAIGSLLKNGLIEKNGNYFILKK; encoded by the coding sequence ATGATAAAAGTTGGTAAAAGACAAAAATTAGTAATAAATAATTTTTCAAGTGTAGGAGCATATCTATTTGCTGGAACAGATGATGATAAGGATAATATTCTTCTCCCTAACAATGAAATTGAGGGTAAAGATTTAAAAGAGGGAGATGAAGTTGAAGTCTTAATTTACAGGGATAGTGAAGATAGACTTATTGCTACATTTAGAAAAACTGAAGCACTTGTTGGAACACTTGCAAAATTAGAAGTGGTTGATGACAATGAAAGATTAGGTGCATTTTTAGATTGGGGACTTAATAAAGATTTGATGTTGCCTAATTCCCAAAAAGAAACTAAGGTTGAAATTGGTAAAAAATATTTAGTAGGGCTTTATGAAGATAGCAAGGGTAGAGTATCTGCTACAATGAAAATATATAAATTCTTAATGCCTTCAAATGATATAAAAAAAGGTGATACAGTCAATGCAACAGTTTACAGAATAAATGATGAAATAGGTACTTTTGTTGCAGTTGAAGATAGATATTTTGGATTAATTCCTAAAAGTGAATGTTTTGAAAAATATTCTGTTGGAGATGAATTAACTTTAAGAGTTACAAGAGTTAGAGAAGATGGAAAACTAGATTTAAGTCCTAGAAAACTTTTATCTGAGCAAATGGAAAGTGATGCAGAACTTGTGCTTGGTAAGATGAAACTTTTGAAAGAACATTTTCGTTTTAATGATGAAAGTTCATCAGAAGATATAAAAGATTATTTTGGTATAAGTAAGAAAGCTTTTAAAAGAGCTATTGGTAGTTTATTAAAAAACGGTTTGATTGAAAAGAATGGAAATTATTTTATATTGAAAAAATAG
- a CDS encoding DUF3307 domain-containing protein: MIVAILISVHLLADFLFQSSTISERKRQEKKTLILHCLIYFIIFEILFFILFQCEKAFLLGLIISVLHFLINYIVNKLEKYFPKRRLQLLFFSLNQLIHIVMIVGMYCILNLENLTNNFYTKLQTYEDFKIIVLYISVFSIILDPASVFIRKLFISISSKTYSKTNSEELKAGNIIGKLERIIIAILLLNNQFGVIGFVLTAKSIARFKQMENRDFAEKYLIGTLTSFLIVLISVLILKGLL; the protein is encoded by the coding sequence ATGATAGTTGCTATTTTGATAAGTGTTCACCTATTGGCAGATTTTTTGTTTCAATCTTCAACTATTTCAGAAAGGAAAAGACAAGAGAAAAAAACTTTAATTTTACATTGTCTTATTTATTTTATAATTTTTGAAATTCTATTCTTTATATTATTTCAATGTGAAAAAGCATTTTTATTGGGACTGATTATTTCTGTTTTACATTTTCTAATTAACTATATAGTAAATAAATTAGAAAAATATTTTCCCAAAAGAAGATTGCAACTTTTATTTTTTTCTCTTAATCAACTAATCCATATTGTTATGATAGTAGGAATGTATTGTATTTTAAATTTAGAAAATTTAACTAATAATTTTTATACAAAATTACAAACTTATGAAGATTTTAAAATAATAGTTCTTTACATTTCTGTTTTTTCTATAATATTAGACCCTGCTTCTGTTTTTATTAGAAAATTATTTATTTCTATTTCTTCTAAAACTTATTCAAAAACAAATTCAGAAGAATTGAAAGCGGGTAATATTATTGGGAAACTTGAAAGAATAATTATTGCCATTCTTTTATTGAATAATCAATTTGGAGTTATAGGTTTTGTATTGACTGCAAAAAGTATTGCTCGTTTCAAGCAAATGGAAAATAGAGATTTTGCAGAAAAGTATCTAATTGGGACATTAACAAGTTTTTTAATAGTTTTAATAAGTGTTTTAATTTTAAAAGGACTATTGTGA
- a CDS encoding DUF2828 domain-containing protein, giving the protein MEILKRTWNNAVTNESTLNFNLDMFAYSSRDPKQDYEKNRNRFKNALIENDDIALANLLYTLDIRNGKGERALFKSYFKALIEMNKSYAIQILPYISELGRWDYVFEGIGTVIEETVYDFVKAYLMMDIKNYNDNKPVSLLAKWLPSIKTHNKKNYFAVKLVKKLGLTEKEYRKILSKLRDKLNIVEKHITNKEYEKIDYISVPSKAMVKYRNVFFTKDEVRFKEFIEELKESRKTKYDNLFMDDFAKMYLDNLRKIGVNYFSGRTIKEAYKNSISYLIKDLSLKELEDRQILLQRFKDEKNLINTMWKKQSKLEFDKNVLVVADTSGSMRGKPFETAISLAIYISQNNKSKQWRNKFIIFSSNCIEYSYNKDREFTDIIDEIPLIVQNTNVDSVFKKILNDSLEKNLPQLDEVIIISDMEFDSVQNKEDMSNFKYWKSEFANHNYELPKIIFWNVARNVGSFPVTKLDYGTCLVSGYSKNILKSIIDIENFNPIDFMLKTLEEKKYFDMVKNIKKNLDKKEF; this is encoded by the coding sequence ATGGAAATTTTAAAAAGAACTTGGAATAATGCAGTTACCAATGAAAGCACATTAAATTTTAATTTGGATATGTTTGCTTATTCTAGTAGAGATCCAAAACAAGATTATGAAAAAAATAGAAATAGATTTAAAAATGCACTAATAGAAAATGATGATATAGCACTTGCTAATTTACTATATACTCTTGATATAAGAAATGGTAAAGGAGAAAGAGCTTTATTTAAGTCATATTTTAAAGCACTTATAGAAATGAATAAAAGCTATGCTATTCAAATACTTCCATATATTTCAGAACTAGGAAGATGGGACTATGTGTTTGAGGGAATAGGAACTGTAATTGAGGAAACTGTATATGACTTTGTTAAAGCATATTTGATGATGGATATAAAAAATTATAATGATAATAAACCTGTTTCTCTTTTAGCAAAGTGGCTACCTTCTATAAAAACTCATAATAAGAAAAATTATTTTGCAGTGAAATTAGTTAAAAAATTAGGTTTAACAGAAAAAGAATATAGAAAGATATTATCTAAGTTAAGAGATAAATTAAATATAGTTGAAAAACATATAACTAATAAAGAATATGAAAAGATAGACTATATTTCAGTACCAAGTAAAGCTATGGTAAAATATAGAAATGTGTTTTTTACAAAAGATGAAGTTAGATTTAAAGAGTTTATTGAAGAACTTAAAGAAAGTAGAAAAACTAAATATGATAATTTATTTATGGATGATTTTGCAAAAATGTATCTAGACAATTTAAGAAAAATAGGAGTAAATTATTTTTCTGGAAGAACTATAAAAGAGGCATATAAAAATTCAATATCATATCTTATAAAAGATTTATCTTTAAAAGAATTAGAAGATAGGCAAATTTTATTACAAAGATTTAAAGATGAGAAAAATTTGATTAATACAATGTGGAAAAAGCAATCTAAGCTAGAATTTGATAAAAATGTGCTTGTAGTAGCTGATACAAGTGGTTCTATGCGAGGTAAACCTTTTGAAACAGCTATTTCTCTTGCAATATATATTTCACAAAATAATAAATCTAAGCAATGGAGGAATAAATTTATAATTTTTTCTAGTAATTGTATTGAATATTCGTATAATAAAGATAGGGAGTTTACAGATATTATAGATGAAATTCCCCTAATTGTACAAAATACAAATGTTGACAGTGTTTTCAAAAAAATATTAAATGATAGTTTAGAAAAAAATCTTCCTCAATTAGATGAAGTGATAATAATTTCTGATATGGAATTTGATAGTGTGCAAAATAAAGAAGATATGAGTAACTTTAAATATTGGAAGTCTGAGTTTGCTAATCATAACTACGAACTACCTAAAATAATATTTTGGAATGTTGCTAGAAATGTAGGTTCATTTCCTGTTACAAAGTTAGATTATGGAACTTGTTTAGTGAGTGGGTATAGTAAAAATATTTTAAAATCTATAATTGATATAGAAAATTTTAATCCTATTGATTTTATGTTAAAAACTTTGGAGGAAAAGAAATATTTTGATATGGTTAAAAATATAAAGAAAAATTTAGATAAAAAAGAATTTTGA
- a CDS encoding amidohydrolase family protein, which yields MIIDSHEHLILPTESQIKKLEDAGVDKAILFTTTPHPEKANTIQEFKNEMSILFKVLSGEKNHKNDMERMRNNINDLMEVLNKYPNKFYGFGPVPLGLSLDETISWIEKYIISNNLKGVGEFTPGNDEQVKQLEIIFQALENYSYLPIWVHTFYPVTLNGINILINLTKKYPKVPVIFGHMGGYHWINVIDFVKQTPNAYLDLSASFSTLVVKMAIAEVPNKCLYSSDAPYGEPLLNKQMIEYLCDDEKIKNDILGNNVLKLLNLNS from the coding sequence ATGATTATAGATAGTCACGAACATTTGATATTACCAACTGAAAGTCAAATTAAAAAATTAGAAGATGCAGGTGTAGATAAAGCAATTTTATTTACTACCACACCTCACCCTGAAAAAGCAAATACAATACAAGAATTTAAAAATGAAATGAGTATCTTATTTAAAGTTCTATCAGGAGAAAAAAATCATAAAAATGATATGGAAAGAATGAGAAATAATATTAATGATTTAATGGAAGTCTTAAATAAATATCCAAATAAATTTTATGGTTTTGGACCTGTGCCACTTGGTTTAAGTTTAGATGAAACTATTTCTTGGATTGAAAAATATATCATATCCAATAATCTAAAAGGTGTTGGTGAGTTCACTCCTGGAAATGATGAACAAGTAAAACAATTAGAAATAATATTTCAAGCATTAGAAAATTATAGTTATTTACCTATATGGGTACATACTTTTTACCCTGTAACATTGAATGGAATTAATATTTTAATAAACTTGACTAAAAAGTATCCAAAAGTCCCTGTTATTTTTGGGCATATGGGAGGTTATCATTGGATAAATGTGATTGACTTTGTTAAACAAACTCCAAATGCCTATTTAGATTTATCTGCTAGTTTCTCAACACTTGTTGTTAAAATGGCAATAGCAGAAGTACCAAATAAATGTTTGTATAGTTCAGATGCACCTTATGGAGAACCTTTACTTAATAAACAGATGATAGAATATCTTTGTGATGATGAAAAAATAAAAAATGATATTCTAGGAAACAATGTTTTAAAATTACTTAACTTGAATTCTTAG
- a CDS encoding RNA polymerase subunit sigma → MNGEVAQICNIALASRSALKTKNKISYIPSKYENKIEFLFTENYKAENVNEWYDYCIEKGLEDIKLLMPISVKDPNLLGFANTSQASLVCFFKNSLITYFTPNWQYKNNAWNIIYTEYKWENPPKEKPKFSDNTEDFKNILSRIASFADKIDFHNFANIFIEAFNILNGKSIENIKNNFFEQYFFELPEINKRLFYASNISDVFGGMGSWNDCPPFSASERGLENEYKNLSSELLTQIRLALLYSVNEW, encoded by the coding sequence ATGAATGGAGAAGTAGCACAAATATGTAATATAGCATTGGCTAGTAGAAGTGCTTTAAAAACTAAAAATAAAATTTCTTATATACCAAGCAAATACGAAAATAAAATTGAATTCTTATTTACTGAAAATTATAAAGCTGAAAATGTAAATGAATGGTATGATTATTGTATTGAAAAAGGTTTAGAAGATATAAAACTTTTAATGCCAATTTCTGTAAAAGATCCAAACTTACTTGGCTTTGCTAATACAAGTCAAGCTAGTTTAGTTTGTTTTTTTAAAAATAGTTTAATTACTTATTTTACTCCAAATTGGCAATATAAGAATAATGCTTGGAATATCATTTACACAGAATATAAATGGGAAAATCCTCCAAAAGAAAAACCTAAATTTTCTGATAATACAGAAGATTTTAAAAATATACTAAGCAGAATAGCAAGTTTTGCTGATAAAATTGACTTTCATAATTTTGCTAATATTTTTATAGAAGCATTTAATATCTTAAATGGTAAAAGTATTGAAAATATAAAAAATAACTTTTTTGAACAATATTTTTTTGAATTGCCTGAAATAAATAAAAGACTTTTTTATGCCTCAAATATTTCTGATGTTTTTGGTGGTATGGGGTCTTGGAATGACTGTCCTCCTTTCTCGGCTTCTGAAAGAGGTTTAGAAAATGAATATAAAAATCTTTCAAGTGAACTCTTAACACAAATTAGACTTGCACTTTTATATTCTGTAAATGAATGGTAA
- a CDS encoding winged helix-turn-helix transcriptional regulator has translation MSKTLIADEMCPMDLGINILSGKWKLKILWNIQRKKVIRFNELQKLLGMITTKTLTNQLRELEERKIIKRNIYPEVPPKVEYSLTEIGESIIPVLKMLCEWGKEYQRLIKNE, from the coding sequence ATGTCTAAAACATTAATAGCTGATGAAATGTGTCCTATGGATTTAGGAATAAATATACTAAGTGGAAAATGGAAACTTAAAATTCTTTGGAATATTCAAAGAAAAAAAGTAATTCGTTTTAATGAATTGCAAAAATTATTAGGTATGATTACTACTAAAACTTTGACAAATCAGTTAAGAGAATTAGAAGAACGAAAGATTATAAAAAGGAATATTTATCCAGAAGTTCCTCCTAAGGTTGAATATTCTTTAACGGAAATAGGGGAAAGCATTATACCTGTTTTGAAAATGTTATGTGAGTGGGGAAAAGAATATCAAAGACTAATAAAAAATGAGTGA